A genomic segment from Streptomyces antibioticus encodes:
- a CDS encoding exopolysaccharide biosynthesis polyprenyl glycosylphosphotransferase, whose amino-acid sequence MTAESMVPSPGTQAGHSPVSVIPRRATGAGFRYPARRPPARTVSPVPLLLADGAAGLAGAAALLSAGQHPPLVVPLMAMSLLLRPGRPGAVTGVLDELPALCARIAVVWLALGALAAAWQPAHALAARTLLFGFAAQTAAACTGRALVHLRRRRALLRHPRAALVIGPAATAQRVAAAVLRHPRCGVMPVGVVAERPDGPGGLPVLTSGQEVQRALIQNGVLDVLCVHPAVRTVQGPLLRALAASGCTVWEVDADSPSYASREQLAGFACRRLDPVPGRRGSFGKRLLDVTVAGALLLLTGPLLAVCAAVLRLTEGPGVVFRQERIGKDGRPFTLLKFRTHRPADEHESATRWSVAGEVRMSPFCRFLRTTSLDELLQLWNVLRGDMSLVGPRPERSFFVGQFSQTYPGYAARHRMRTGITGLAQVQGLRGDTSIEDRARFDNAYIDNWSLWQDVCILLRTAASLVRPTGS is encoded by the coding sequence GTGACTGCGGAAAGCATGGTGCCCTCCCCCGGCACGCAGGCCGGTCACTCGCCCGTCTCCGTCATCCCGCGGCGCGCGACGGGCGCCGGGTTCCGGTATCCCGCCCGGCGTCCCCCGGCGCGCACCGTCTCGCCCGTGCCGCTGCTGCTCGCCGACGGCGCGGCGGGGCTCGCGGGCGCGGCCGCGCTGCTCTCGGCCGGCCAGCACCCGCCGCTGGTGGTGCCGCTCATGGCGATGTCGTTACTGCTGCGCCCGGGCCGTCCGGGCGCGGTGACCGGTGTCCTGGACGAACTGCCCGCCCTGTGCGCCCGGATCGCCGTGGTCTGGCTGGCGCTCGGCGCGCTCGCCGCCGCCTGGCAGCCGGCGCACGCGCTCGCCGCCCGCACCCTGCTGTTCGGCTTCGCGGCGCAGACGGCGGCCGCCTGTACCGGGCGGGCGCTGGTCCATCTGCGCCGACGGCGGGCGCTGCTGCGGCATCCGCGCGCCGCGCTCGTCATCGGTCCGGCGGCGACCGCGCAGCGGGTGGCGGCGGCGGTGCTGCGCCATCCGCGGTGCGGGGTGATGCCGGTGGGCGTGGTGGCCGAGCGGCCGGACGGTCCCGGCGGGCTGCCGGTGCTGACCAGCGGCCAGGAGGTGCAGCGGGCCCTGATCCAGAACGGCGTCCTGGACGTGCTGTGCGTCCACCCGGCCGTCCGTACCGTGCAGGGGCCGCTGCTGCGGGCGCTGGCCGCGTCGGGCTGCACGGTGTGGGAGGTCGACGCGGACAGTCCGTCGTACGCGAGCCGGGAGCAGCTCGCCGGGTTCGCCTGCCGTCGGCTCGACCCGGTGCCCGGGCGGCGCGGCAGCTTCGGCAAACGGCTGCTGGACGTCACGGTCGCGGGGGCGCTGCTGCTGCTGACCGGGCCGCTCCTCGCGGTGTGCGCGGCGGTGCTGCGGCTGACCGAGGGTCCCGGGGTGGTCTTCCGGCAGGAGCGGATCGGCAAGGACGGGCGGCCCTTCACGCTGCTGAAGTTCCGCACCCACCGTCCGGCCGACGAGCACGAGTCGGCGACCCGCTGGAGCGTGGCGGGCGAGGTGCGGATGAGCCCCTTCTGCCGTTTCCTGCGGACCACCTCGCTGGACGAGCTGCTCCAGCTCTGGAACGTGCTGCGGGGCGACATGAGCCTGGTCGGGCCGCGTCCCGAACGTTCGTTCTTCGTCGGCCAGTTCAGCCAGACGTATCCCGGATACGCAGCCCGGCACCGGATGCGGACCGGGATCACCGGCCTCGCCCAGGTGCAGGGGCTGCGCGGTGACACCTCCATCGAGGACCGGGCCCGCTTCGACAACGCGTACATCGACAACTGGTCGCTGTGGCAGGACGTCTGCATCCTGCTGCGGACCGCGGCCTCCCTCGTACGGCCGACCGGGAGCTGA
- a CDS encoding O-antigen ligase family protein has product MTLALPVPSARGLSPVLPVAAVVAALALPVAPGGEGGAGPADALSALVVLFCAVRLLRERRRPLSRTAAVVLGLPVAGLALAALGASSPGAGLGGLGRYLQVFVLVPAAVLLLIRGRSDLRLLAWTFVGLAGWQGAVGVHQFVTGTGASYQGETIRAVGTFGPQDVMGMATVVSFGLVCAVGLALGRTSARRRAVAAAAALALLVPLALSFSRGAWIATAVACSLQLVLAGPLRALKVGAAAVAAGVVLVGGFGVGSAMLQERVGSITQVTDAPDQSVTDRYTMWAAAVGMWREQPLTGVGLKGFPEHRDAHAALALSSGSDTDGAGSGFVRQPLLSPHNMYLLILGEQGLIGLLALAGGWLALLVCALRGWWTVHREGPGLDCALIACGLLTWQLTDFAYADIGGPSTVLTAVLLGVGAWWGLVGSRVPVPSADTAREAHTR; this is encoded by the coding sequence ATGACCCTCGCCCTGCCCGTGCCGTCCGCCCGGGGGCTGTCGCCGGTGCTGCCGGTCGCCGCCGTGGTCGCGGCGCTCGCCCTGCCCGTCGCCCCCGGCGGCGAGGGCGGCGCGGGACCGGCCGACGCGCTGTCCGCGCTCGTGGTGCTGTTCTGCGCGGTACGGCTGCTGCGGGAGCGGCGGCGCCCGCTGTCCCGTACGGCCGCCGTGGTGCTGGGGCTGCCGGTCGCCGGGCTCGCGCTGGCGGCGCTCGGGGCGTCCTCGCCGGGGGCGGGCCTCGGCGGTCTGGGCCGCTATCTCCAGGTGTTCGTGCTGGTCCCGGCGGCCGTGCTGCTGCTGATCCGGGGCCGCTCGGATCTACGGCTGCTGGCGTGGACGTTCGTGGGGCTCGCCGGGTGGCAGGGGGCGGTCGGGGTGCACCAGTTCGTCACCGGGACCGGCGCCTCCTACCAGGGGGAGACGATCCGCGCGGTCGGCACGTTCGGGCCGCAGGACGTGATGGGCATGGCGACGGTGGTGTCCTTCGGGCTGGTCTGCGCGGTGGGGCTCGCCCTCGGGCGGACCTCCGCGCGGCGGCGGGCGGTCGCGGCCGCGGCGGCGCTCGCCCTGCTGGTGCCGCTCGCGCTGTCCTTCAGCCGGGGTGCCTGGATCGCCACGGCGGTCGCCTGCTCGCTCCAACTGGTGCTGGCGGGGCCGCTGCGGGCGCTGAAGGTGGGCGCGGCGGCGGTCGCGGCCGGGGTCGTCCTGGTCGGCGGGTTCGGGGTCGGCTCGGCGATGCTCCAGGAGCGGGTCGGCAGCATCACGCAGGTCACCGACGCGCCCGACCAGTCGGTCACCGACCGGTACACGATGTGGGCGGCCGCGGTCGGCATGTGGCGGGAGCAGCCGCTGACCGGGGTCGGGCTGAAGGGCTTCCCCGAACACCGGGACGCGCACGCCGCGCTGGCACTGTCCTCCGGCAGCGACACCGACGGCGCGGGTTCCGGATTCGTACGGCAGCCGCTGCTCTCCCCGCACAACATGTACCTGCTGATCCTCGGCGAACAGGGCCTGATCGGACTGCTCGCCCTGGCGGGCGGCTGGCTGGCCCTCCTGGTGTGCGCCCTGCGCGGCTGGTGGACGGTGCACCGCGAGGGCCCCGGCCTGGACTGCGCCCTCATCGCCTGCGGCCTCCTGACCTGGCAACTCACCGACTTCGCCTACGCCGACATCGGCGGCCCCTCGACAGTCCTGACGGCCGTCCTTCTCGGCGTCGGGGCGTGGTGGGGCCTGGTGGGCAGCCGGGTCCCTGTCCCTTCCGCGGACACCGCCAGGGAGGCCCACACCCGATGA
- a CDS encoding lipid II flippase MurJ, which translates to MSGATADTTGWATWAEAAGATPGAPPGAVPGQGPTAPTGSAQGTAAGLGRGGGPTAWAGGGFTPAVPAPAAEDGRSAPRELPPASRNFLAKAALVTAGLSVAGALLGLVRDQALARLFGAGSDTDAFLVAWTVPEFAATLLIEDGLAFALIPAFSMALARRAQGVPGDPVRALVAGTLPRLALAFVAVGALLAGIAPQVVEVLAPGLPDPALAVDCTRITATCVVSFGLAGYCSAALRAHRRYLAPAAIYVAYNIGIITGMLVLGGQWGVRAAAAGVAVGGCLMVVVQLPALLGQLRKKADSGARGEEEARPLDTALLATVLLFALCRQSQVLVERFLASSLPSGAISHLNYAQKVAQMPMILSVMVCTVTFPVVARALADGDVERAKGRVERDLALAASIVLLGTAAVVACAPQIIELLFQRGAFTTEDTAATAGVMRVYALGLLGQTLTGVLARSYFSAGRGAWYPVGAMATGIAVTSAAGALAVGPWGVYGIAAANAAGITVTALVLLAGMGPRSVPVHVPSVLRELAAPVLAAVAATLAGALVAARFDGGPPAGLAVGGLTVTGVFLAAGRALGAQGVVHALRFAGSVTRRLPYVRSR; encoded by the coding sequence TTGTCGGGGGCGACGGCCGACACGACGGGGTGGGCCACGTGGGCGGAGGCGGCGGGGGCCACCCCAGGAGCCCCTCCGGGGGCCGTGCCCGGTCAAGGCCCGACCGCTCCGACCGGCTCGGCCCAAGGGACTGCCGCAGGGCTCGGCCGCGGGGGTGGGCCGACCGCCTGGGCTGGAGGGGGCTTCACCCCGGCCGTCCCGGCCCCGGCGGCCGAGGACGGCCGGTCCGCGCCTCGTGAGCTTCCCCCCGCCTCCCGGAACTTCCTCGCCAAGGCCGCTCTCGTCACCGCCGGGCTGTCCGTCGCCGGGGCGTTGTTGGGGCTGGTGCGGGATCAGGCGTTGGCTCGGTTGTTCGGGGCCGGGAGTGATACGGACGCGTTTCTGGTGGCGTGGACCGTGCCGGAGTTCGCGGCCACGCTGCTGATCGAGGACGGGCTGGCGTTCGCGCTGATCCCGGCGTTCAGCATGGCGCTGGCCCGCCGGGCCCAGGGCGTCCCCGGCGACCCGGTGCGCGCGCTGGTCGCCGGGACGCTGCCACGGCTCGCGTTGGCGTTCGTCGCGGTCGGCGCGCTGCTCGCCGGGATCGCGCCGCAGGTGGTGGAGGTGCTCGCGCCCGGTCTGCCGGATCCCGCGCTCGCCGTCGACTGCACCCGGATCACCGCGACCTGCGTGGTCAGTTTCGGGCTCGCCGGATACTGCAGCGCGGCCCTGCGCGCGCACCGCCGGTACCTCGCGCCCGCGGCGATCTACGTGGCCTACAACATCGGCATCATCACCGGGATGCTCGTGCTCGGCGGGCAGTGGGGGGTGCGGGCGGCGGCAGCCGGTGTCGCGGTCGGCGGATGCCTGATGGTCGTCGTGCAACTTCCCGCACTGTTGGGGCAGTTGAGGAAGAAGGCCGACAGCGGCGCGCGGGGCGAGGAAGAGGCTCGGCCTCTCGACACCGCCCTGCTCGCGACCGTGCTGCTGTTCGCGCTGTGCCGGCAGTCGCAGGTGCTCGTCGAGCGGTTCCTCGCGTCCTCGCTGCCGTCCGGGGCGATCTCGCACCTCAACTACGCCCAGAAAGTCGCCCAGATGCCGATGATCCTGTCGGTGATGGTGTGCACGGTCACCTTCCCGGTGGTGGCGCGGGCGCTGGCCGACGGGGACGTCGAGCGGGCCAAGGGCCGGGTGGAGCGGGATCTCGCGCTGGCCGCGTCCATCGTGCTGCTGGGCACCGCCGCGGTCGTGGCGTGCGCCCCGCAGATCATCGAACTCCTCTTCCAGCGGGGCGCGTTCACCACCGAGGACACGGCGGCGACGGCCGGTGTCATGCGGGTGTACGCGCTCGGCCTGCTGGGCCAGACGCTCACCGGGGTGCTGGCCCGCTCGTACTTCTCGGCGGGCCGCGGCGCCTGGTACCCGGTGGGCGCGATGGCCACCGGGATCGCGGTGACGTCGGCCGCCGGCGCCCTGGCCGTCGGCCCCTGGGGCGTGTACGGGATCGCCGCCGCCAACGCCGCCGGGATCACCGTCACCGCCCTGGTGCTGCTCGCCGGGATGGGCCCGCGCAGCGTCCCGGTCCATGTCCCGTCGGTGCTGCGCGAGTTGGCCGCGCCGGTGCTGGCGGCCGTCGCGGCGACGCTCGCCGGTGCCCTGGTCGCCGCCCGGTTCGACGGCGGCCCGCCGGCCGGTCTGGCCGTCGGCGGACTCACCGTGACCGGCGTGTTCCTGGCGGCCGGCCGGGCCCTGGGCGCCCAAGGTGTCGTTCACGCACTCCGTTTCGCAGGTTCCGTGACCCGAAGGCTGCCGTATGTCCGTTCCCGTTGA
- a CDS encoding polysaccharide deacetylase family protein has product MSVPVDARVPWVAMYHSVGDCSDDPYRITVTPERLDRQLTWLARRGLRGVSVAELLAAPDRRRLVGLTFDDGYADFVTGALPVLREHRCTATLFVLPGRLGGDNAWDPLGPRKPLLTADGVRRAAAEGIEIGSHGLTHTDLTRADDLTLKAETAESRTVLAGLLGTDVAGFCYPYGTVDARAVAAVRDAGYDYACAIDPGPLNGPHALPRVHVGQNDRAVRLFLKYRLHGLRRRPVEGL; this is encoded by the coding sequence ATGTCCGTTCCCGTTGACGCCAGGGTCCCCTGGGTGGCGATGTACCACTCCGTGGGGGACTGCTCCGACGACCCGTACCGCATCACCGTCACCCCCGAACGCCTGGACCGCCAGCTCACCTGGCTGGCCCGCCGCGGCCTGCGGGGCGTGTCGGTGGCCGAACTGCTCGCCGCGCCCGACCGCCGACGGCTGGTCGGTCTCACCTTCGACGACGGGTACGCCGACTTCGTCACCGGCGCCCTGCCCGTCCTGCGCGAACACCGCTGCACCGCCACCCTGTTCGTGCTGCCGGGACGGCTCGGCGGCGACAACGCCTGGGACCCGCTGGGCCCGCGCAAACCGCTGCTCACCGCCGACGGCGTCCGGCGGGCCGCCGCCGAGGGCATCGAGATCGGCTCGCACGGCCTCACCCACACCGACCTCACCCGCGCCGACGACCTCACCCTCAAGGCGGAGACCGCCGAGAGCCGGACCGTCCTCGCCGGCCTCCTCGGCACCGACGTCGCCGGGTTCTGCTACCCGTACGGGACGGTCGACGCGCGTGCCGTGGCCGCCGTACGGGACGCCGGATACGACTACGCCTGCGCGATCGACCCGGGCCCGCTGAACGGCCCGCACGCACTCCCCCGCGTCCATGTCGGGCAGAACGACCGCGCGGTCCGGCTCTTCCTCAAGTACCGGCTGCACGGGCTGCGCCGGCGTCCGGTGGAGGGGCTGTAG
- a CDS encoding glycosyltransferase — translation MRALHIITGLGTGGAEQQLRLLLRHLPAECDVVTLTNPGPVADGLTADGVRVIHLGMRGNRDLAALPRLTGIVRSGGYDLVHTHLYRACLYGRLAARLAGVRAVVATEHSLGNTQLEGRRLTAGVRALYLAGERLGRATVAVSPAVAARLRAWGVPDARIGVVPNGIDLDRFRFDPAARHRTRRALGLPEDAYVVGGVGRLVPGKRFAVVIRALAQLPSDCHLLLVGGGPEEDALRRTAREAGVADRVILTGERPYVPDGTPGPDLPSLLAAMDVLASPSPDETFGLAVVEALASGLPVRHASCPALDHHPTPLARQVSGGAGAFARALAEARAAPPAARTAPEAAHHYAVSRSAARLMDVYAAALTGQPLPTAASPTPKGVSSP, via the coding sequence GTGCGGGCGCTGCACATCATCACCGGGCTCGGGACCGGCGGCGCCGAGCAGCAACTGCGGCTGTTGCTACGGCACTTGCCCGCCGAATGCGACGTGGTGACGCTGACGAACCCGGGGCCGGTGGCCGACGGGCTGACCGCGGACGGCGTCCGGGTGATCCACCTCGGCATGCGCGGCAACCGGGACCTCGCCGCGCTGCCCCGGCTGACCGGCATCGTCCGCTCCGGCGGCTACGACCTCGTCCACACCCATCTCTACCGGGCCTGTCTGTACGGGCGGCTGGCCGCGCGGCTCGCGGGCGTGCGGGCCGTGGTGGCGACCGAACACTCCCTGGGCAACACGCAGTTGGAGGGCAGGCGGCTGACCGCCGGGGTCCGCGCGCTGTATCTGGCGGGCGAGCGGCTGGGCCGCGCCACGGTCGCCGTCTCCCCCGCGGTCGCCGCCCGGCTGCGCGCCTGGGGGGTGCCGGACGCGCGTATCGGCGTCGTCCCCAACGGCATCGACCTGGACCGCTTCCGCTTCGACCCGGCCGCCCGCCATCGCACCCGGCGGGCCCTCGGGCTGCCCGAGGACGCGTACGTCGTCGGGGGCGTCGGCCGCCTCGTCCCCGGCAAGCGGTTCGCGGTCGTGATCCGCGCCCTCGCGCAACTCCCCTCCGACTGCCACCTGTTGCTGGTCGGCGGCGGCCCCGAGGAGGACGCGCTGCGGCGCACCGCCCGCGAGGCCGGGGTCGCCGACCGGGTGATCCTGACCGGCGAGCGCCCCTACGTCCCCGACGGCACCCCGGGCCCCGATCTGCCGTCCCTCCTCGCCGCGATGGACGTGCTCGCCTCGCCGTCCCCCGACGAGACCTTCGGTCTGGCCGTGGTGGAGGCGCTGGCGTCCGGACTGCCCGTGCGCCACGCCTCCTGCCCCGCGCTCGACCACCACCCCACGCCGCTCGCGCGCCAAGTGAGCGGCGGCGCCGGGGCGTTCGCCCGCGCGCTGGCCGAGGCACGCGCCGCACCCCCGGCCGCGCGCACCGCGCCCGAGGCCGCGCACCACTACGCCGTCAGCCGCAGCGCCGCCCGGCTCATGGACGTCTACGCGGCCGCCCTCACCGGACAGCCCCTGCCGACCGCCGCTTCCCCGACACCCAAGGGAGTCAGTTCCCCATGA
- a CDS encoding lipopolysaccharide biosynthesis protein yields the protein MTEHSRRATATHRARRLPPWSLLAAGAVTGGVLGGAYGALQPPVYTATAYVVAVPTERSDPASALGFAQAYGRVATQLAVLGDAQDAAGVPAGTLQRSVRTSTSPDAPMVAVTATSERADLAADMANAVSAALTRHAATSEKSTNVELQEFAPAVRPTDPSSASPLITALVGTSAGGLLGGLALLVRPRREREAAGRPAANVPGPALAADVRGAL from the coding sequence ATGACCGAACACTCTCGGCGTGCCACCGCCACACACCGCGCCAGACGACTGCCGCCCTGGTCCCTGCTGGCCGCCGGGGCCGTCACCGGGGGCGTCCTCGGCGGCGCGTACGGCGCGCTCCAGCCGCCGGTCTACACGGCCACCGCCTATGTCGTCGCCGTCCCCACCGAACGGTCCGATCCGGCGTCCGCGCTGGGCTTCGCGCAGGCGTACGGCCGGGTCGCGACGCAGCTCGCGGTGCTCGGGGACGCGCAGGACGCGGCCGGGGTGCCCGCGGGGACCCTCCAGCGCAGTGTGCGCACGTCGACCTCCCCGGACGCCCCGATGGTCGCCGTCACGGCCACCTCCGAACGGGCCGACCTGGCCGCCGACATGGCCAACGCGGTCTCGGCCGCGCTCACCCGGCACGCGGCGACCAGCGAGAAGTCCACCAACGTCGAACTCCAGGAGTTCGCCCCCGCGGTACGCCCCACCGACCCCTCCTCCGCCTCCCCGCTGATCACCGCGCTGGTGGGGACGAGCGCGGGCGGGCTCCTCGGCGGGCTCGCGCTGCTGGTGCGGCCGCGGCGGGAGCGCGAGGCAGCGGGCCGCCCCGCCGCGAACGTGCCGGGTCCCGCCCTGGCCGCGGACGTCCGCGGAGCGCTGTGA
- a CDS encoding GNAT family N-acetyltransferase, giving the protein MGSGAGRGGGGLVTELVSTERDFAALAPAWGRLYGRCATATPFQHHAWLHSWWQSYGRPGRLRLLLVREGGELLAAAPLTAVHRPVPALVPLGGAISDYADVLVDDGHAERAVAALTEGLTAAARTAVIDFREVRPGGAVERVYDRWTGPRRRVDDSLCLELPALPMAELVGRLPSAKAQRVRAKQRKLAALGVERRTVPPGEVDGALRRLLELHRLQWQGRGVTGEHLRPRFHEHLVRSVGPMTRSGDAVVTEFRLDGEVVAVDLTLLSRRLAGGYLYGAHPRLRERKADVAVMLLDACAEHTRDGGRTALSLLRGDEPYKHHWRPEPVVNQRLLLARRRTAPLLSAALCDVAARRGGKELRLRWERRTERDGGGGS; this is encoded by the coding sequence ATCGGGAGCGGCGCCGGACGGGGCGGCGGCGGTCTCGTCACCGAACTCGTCAGCACCGAAAGGGACTTCGCCGCCCTCGCCCCCGCCTGGGGCCGCCTGTACGGGCGCTGCGCGACGGCCACCCCGTTCCAGCACCACGCCTGGCTGCACTCCTGGTGGCAGTCCTACGGCAGGCCCGGCCGGCTGCGGCTGCTGCTGGTGCGCGAGGGCGGCGAACTCCTCGCCGCCGCCCCCCTGACCGCCGTACACCGTCCGGTGCCCGCGCTGGTGCCGCTCGGCGGGGCGATCTCCGACTACGCGGACGTGCTCGTCGACGACGGGCACGCCGAGCGGGCCGTCGCCGCGCTCACCGAGGGCCTCACGGCCGCCGCCCGCACCGCGGTGATCGACTTCCGCGAGGTACGGCCGGGCGGCGCGGTGGAGCGGGTCTACGACCGCTGGACCGGACCGCGCCGACGGGTGGACGACTCGCTGTGCCTGGAGCTGCCCGCCCTGCCGATGGCGGAGCTGGTGGGCCGGCTGCCGTCCGCGAAGGCCCAGCGGGTGCGCGCCAAACAGCGCAAGCTGGCCGCGCTCGGGGTGGAGCGCCGCACGGTGCCGCCCGGCGAGGTGGACGGGGCGCTGCGCCGGCTGCTGGAACTGCACCGGCTCCAGTGGCAGGGCCGCGGGGTGACCGGCGAGCATCTGCGGCCCCGCTTCCACGAGCACCTGGTGCGCTCGGTCGGGCCGATGACACGCTCCGGGGACGCGGTGGTCACCGAGTTCCGGCTCGACGGCGAGGTGGTGGCCGTCGACCTCACCCTGCTGTCCCGGCGGCTCGCGGGCGGCTATCTGTACGGCGCCCATCCGCGGCTGCGGGAGCGCAAGGCGGACGTGGCGGTGATGCTGCTCGACGCCTGCGCCGAGCACACCCGGGACGGCGGCCGGACCGCGCTGAGCCTGCTGCGCGGCGACGAACCGTACAAGCACCACTGGCGGCCGGAGCCGGTCGTCAACCAGCGGCTGCTGCTGGCCCGGCGCCGCACTGCGCCGCTGCTGTCGGCGGCGCTCTGCGACGTGGCCGCGCGGCGCGGCGGCAAGGAACTGCGGCTGCGCTGGGAGCGCCGGACGGAGCGTGACGGTGGCGGCGGGTCCTGA
- a CDS encoding glycoside hydrolase family 26 protein yields the protein MAPQQRRGRFRRSAVVAAAVATTAALAAGPGFAAATGPARDADPPVPATTAESPATRPAFGAYLDYGPRGVARIARLSAWLGGADLRVGHTYLPGDRWHNIEGPPGFLDVWADWRAEREDRMLVLNVPMLERNEEGVPDDEVRELLRQGAEGRFDHHFKALAERLVSLEAPDTVIVLGWEMNGVTYTHRCGPDPEAWKTYWNRIVTTMRSVPGQKFRFDFTPSRGLDAVPWTECYPGDDTVDVIGMDSYDQPAGLSFDEQVTEPYGLQAHVDFARAHGKPVSYPEWGLFRNGDNPEYMRRMLAWMDEQRPLYNTLTDYCPHGVWQCGENPRASDVYRTVLSGRTDGPTTPVEPADATAPAEPATPAEPPSSMESTPPVAPPAPRPSSTCSPLDLGLWVEHWLGGRPCVPVERRPRTG from the coding sequence ATGGCCCCACAACAGCGACGCGGCCGGTTCCGGCGTTCGGCCGTCGTCGCGGCCGCGGTCGCGACGACCGCCGCCCTCGCGGCCGGTCCCGGATTCGCCGCGGCCACGGGACCGGCACGGGACGCCGACCCACCCGTCCCCGCCACGACCGCCGAGTCCCCGGCCACACGCCCCGCCTTCGGTGCCTACCTCGACTACGGTCCCCGGGGCGTGGCCCGGATCGCCCGGCTCAGTGCCTGGCTGGGCGGCGCCGACCTGCGGGTCGGCCACACCTATCTGCCCGGCGACCGCTGGCACAACATCGAGGGCCCGCCCGGCTTCCTCGACGTCTGGGCGGACTGGCGCGCCGAGCGGGAGGACCGGATGCTCGTCCTCAACGTGCCGATGCTGGAACGCAACGAGGAGGGCGTCCCCGACGACGAGGTGCGCGAACTGCTCCGGCAGGGCGCCGAGGGCCGGTTCGACCACCACTTCAAGGCGCTCGCCGAGCGGCTCGTCTCGCTGGAGGCGCCGGACACGGTGATCGTGCTCGGCTGGGAGATGAACGGCGTCACCTACACCCACCGCTGCGGCCCCGACCCCGAGGCGTGGAAGACGTACTGGAACCGGATCGTCACGACGATGCGGTCCGTGCCGGGCCAGAAGTTCAGGTTCGACTTCACCCCGTCGCGCGGCCTGGACGCCGTGCCGTGGACCGAGTGCTATCCCGGTGACGACACGGTCGACGTCATCGGCATGGACTCCTACGACCAGCCGGCCGGCCTCTCCTTCGACGAGCAGGTGACGGAACCGTACGGGCTCCAGGCGCACGTGGACTTCGCCCGGGCCCACGGCAAGCCCGTGTCGTATCCCGAATGGGGGCTCTTCCGCAACGGCGACAACCCCGAGTACATGCGGCGCATGCTCGCGTGGATGGACGAGCAGCGGCCGCTCTACAACACGCTGACCGACTACTGCCCGCACGGCGTCTGGCAGTGCGGGGAGAACCCGCGGGCGTCCGACGTCTACCGCACGGTCCTGTCCGGCCGCACCGACGGGCCGACGACCCCCGTGGAGCCCGCCGATGCCACGGCCCCCGCCGAGCCCGCGACCCCGGCCGAACCCCCGTCCTCCATGGAGTCCACGCCGCCCGTCGCTCCACCGGCCCCTCGCCCCTCCTCCACCTGTTCGCCGCTGGATCTCGGTCTCTGGGTGGAGCACTGGCTCGGCGGACGGCCGTGCGTGCCCGTCGAACGGCGGCCGCGCACCGGGTGA
- a CDS encoding carboxylate--amine ligase: MSPLDARVPAVLLRIDRNPFHHGTLGAVRSLGRAGVAVHLVADTAGSPVRASRFVRQVHHPPPPGAGPEEVAAVLLRVAARIERPAVLIPMDDAGALAVSGLRAELAPAYLLPRQPAAVSEQVADKAELATLCAAADVPHPVTLAPDSAAQAASAVDRLGLPVVAKWSRPWLLPTASGLRSTAVVRSPREARELYLRSGEADSRLLLQEFLPPGPGRDWFFHAYADRHGTLRAGGPGRKLSAWPRGAGLTAVGEWAENARVRSLAERLTERLGYRGILDLDFRRCGTTGDYHLLDFNPRPGAQFRLFTDTAGLDVVRAQHLDLTHRPLSAGVARPGRVFVVENYAPLAALRRGPHGRELAWGAADDPGPGRAMRRLWCAHVGRRLREGLPAAGAGAGRARGVPAPGSVSDGSRTGLAGRG, from the coding sequence GTGTCGCCGCTCGACGCCCGCGTCCCCGCCGTTCTGCTGCGGATCGACCGCAACCCCTTCCACCACGGAACCCTGGGCGCCGTGCGCTCGCTCGGCCGGGCCGGAGTCGCCGTGCACCTGGTCGCCGACACCGCCGGGAGCCCGGTCCGCGCGTCCCGGTTCGTCCGCCAGGTGCACCATCCGCCGCCGCCCGGCGCCGGACCCGAGGAGGTCGCCGCCGTGCTGCTGCGGGTGGCCGCGCGGATCGAACGGCCGGCCGTGCTGATCCCGATGGACGACGCGGGCGCGCTCGCGGTGAGCGGACTGCGCGCCGAACTGGCCCCCGCCTACCTGCTGCCGCGGCAACCCGCTGCGGTCTCCGAACAGGTCGCGGACAAGGCCGAGTTGGCCACGCTGTGCGCCGCGGCGGACGTGCCGCACCCGGTGACGCTCGCCCCGGACAGCGCCGCGCAGGCCGCCTCGGCCGTGGACCGGCTCGGACTGCCGGTGGTGGCGAAGTGGAGCCGGCCGTGGCTGCTGCCGACGGCGAGCGGACTGCGCAGCACCGCCGTCGTACGGTCACCGCGGGAGGCGCGCGAGCTGTACTTGCGTTCCGGGGAGGCCGACAGCCGGCTGCTCCTCCAGGAGTTCCTGCCGCCGGGACCCGGCCGCGACTGGTTCTTCCACGCGTACGCCGACCGCCACGGCACCCTGCGGGCCGGCGGTCCGGGCCGCAAGCTCTCCGCCTGGCCGCGCGGCGCCGGGCTGACGGCGGTGGGCGAGTGGGCCGAGAACGCCCGGGTGCGCTCGCTCGCCGAACGGCTCACCGAGCGGCTCGGCTACCGCGGCATCCTCGACCTGGACTTCCGCCGCTGCGGCACGACCGGCGACTACCACCTGCTCGACTTCAACCCACGGCCCGGCGCGCAGTTCCGGCTCTTCACGGACACGGCCGGACTCGACGTCGTACGGGCGCAGCACCTGGATCTGACCCACCGTCCGCTGTCCGCCGGGGTGGCGCGGCCCGGGCGGGTGTTCGTGGTGGAGAACTACGCGCCGCTGGCCGCGCTGCGCCGGGGGCCGCACGGCCGCGAGCTGGCCTGGGGCGCGGCCGACGACCCGGGGCCGGGGCGGGCGATGCGGCGTCTGTGGTGCGCGCATGTGGGCCGCCGGCTGCGGGAGGGGCTGCCGGCGGCGGGCGCGGGTGCCGGGCGCGCGCGAGGCGTCCCGGCACCCGGCTCGGTCAGCGACGGGTCGCGGACCGGCCTCGCCGGTAGAGGATGA